One Nitrospirota bacterium DNA segment encodes these proteins:
- a CDS encoding galactose oxidase, with translation MSCTDTNGYFWLFGGSGYDAGQGGELNDLWKFDGSNWIWVSGSDTAWQAGIYGTKGIGAASNVPGARYDSELWCDKSGNVWLFGGGSEVIGGVNCYNDLWKFDGTNWTWVSGSDTANQIGVYGTKGTASPANVPGSRLRATSWSDIYGNLWLFGGEYYDNGNSNFVYLNDLWKFDGTNWTWVSGSDTTNQKGVYGIKGIPAAINVPGARSDAIAWTDQSGNLWLFGGSGYDGAGNGGGLNDLWKFDGTSWTWVSGADIGVWQAGIYGTKGIASASNIPGARRSAPGSVDNSGNFWLFGGYGIDSLGNGGYLNDLWKFDGTNWTWIGGPDVVDQPGVYGTQGTASPLNVPGARARFASWTDKSGNFWLFGGRTGYYSDAFNDLWLFQVQ, from the coding sequence CCAATGGCTATTTCTGGCTGTTTGGAGGAAGTGGTTACGACGCGGGACAGGGTGGAGAACTTAACGATCTGTGGAAATTCGACGGTTCGAACTGGATCTGGGTAAGCGGGTCGGATACGGCATGGCAAGCAGGTATCTACGGGACAAAGGGCATCGGAGCTGCCTCTAATGTTCCTGGAGCGCGCTACGATTCAGAATTATGGTGCGACAAAAGCGGCAATGTATGGTTGTTTGGCGGCGGAAGCGAGGTTATTGGTGGCGTGAATTGTTATAATGATCTTTGGAAGTTTGACGGCACGAACTGGACCTGGGTGAGTGGATCAGATACTGCAAATCAGATAGGGGTGTACGGGACAAAGGGTACCGCTTCTCCTGCAAATGTTCCCGGGTCTCGTTTAAGAGCGACATCGTGGTCCGACATCTATGGGAATCTCTGGCTGTTCGGTGGAGAGTACTATGATAATGGCAATTCAAACTTCGTCTATTTGAACGATCTCTGGAAATTCGATGGCACGAACTGGACATGGGTAAGCGGATCAGATACAACAAATCAGAAAGGTGTTTACGGGATAAAGGGCATACCTGCCGCCATAAATGTTCCGGGTGCGCGCTCCGACGCCATTGCATGGACAGATCAGAGCGGTAACCTTTGGTTATTCGGCGGCTCCGGTTATGATGGCGCAGGCAACGGTGGCGGTCTCAATGATCTCTGGAAATTTGACGGTACGAGCTGGACTTGGGTGAGTGGTGCAGATATTGGGGTTTGGCAAGCAGGAATCTATGGAACAAAGGGCATTGCTTCTGCCTCCAATATCCCCGGTGCCAGAAGATCAGCTCCCGGATCGGTCGACAACAGTGGAAACTTTTGGTTGTTTGGCGGGTACGGTATCGATTCTCTCGGGAACGGAGGTTACCTGAACGATCTTTGGAAATTCGACGGCACGAACTGGACCTGGATAGGAGGGCCAGATGTCGTTGATCAGCCAGGCGTCTACGGCACACAAGGCACTGCTTCTCCGTTAAACGTCCCTGGCGCGCGCGCACGTTTTGCATCATGGACTGACAAAAGTGGCAATTTCTGGCTGTTCGGAGGTCGCACAGGTTATTATTCTGACGCGTTTAATGATCTCTGGTTATTTCAGGTTCAGTAA